A single window of Pirellulales bacterium DNA harbors:
- a CDS encoding protein phosphatase 2C domain-containing protein — MWRHIAQSLQGPSHLQDNTPCQDAHSIRFLSDCHHPALVACVADGAGSAKHSDVGSAIACTTILEHAARYLESNGVNALQAEDVLLWCDDIRDRIKLKSKEYLCGVRDFATTLCTAIISADYAAFFQIGDGAIVLGNDQIYGVVFWPQRGEYANSTNFLTADEYHQQLQFISIAGRYSKVALMTDGLERLALRFDSQTPHVPFFDPLFRALESASDVERLSESLRDFLCSDSIHHRTDDDKTLVLATQCTDDAA; from the coding sequence GTGTGGCGGCACATTGCTCAGAGCCTTCAAGGCCCGAGTCACCTGCAGGACAACACACCCTGCCAGGACGCCCATTCCATTCGATTTCTGAGCGATTGCCACCACCCCGCGTTAGTAGCTTGCGTTGCCGATGGCGCCGGCAGCGCCAAGCACAGCGATGTTGGTTCTGCAATTGCCTGCACAACGATTCTGGAACACGCTGCACGTTATTTGGAATCGAACGGGGTCAACGCACTTCAAGCCGAGGACGTTCTGCTGTGGTGCGATGACATCCGCGACCGCATCAAGCTGAAATCGAAGGAGTATCTTTGTGGTGTTCGCGATTTTGCCACAACACTTTGCACGGCGATCATTTCTGCCGATTACGCTGCGTTCTTCCAAATCGGCGATGGAGCCATCGTGCTCGGCAACGACCAGATTTATGGAGTTGTCTTTTGGCCCCAACGGGGTGAATACGCAAACTCCACGAATTTCTTGACGGCCGACGAATATCATCAACAACTGCAATTCATTTCGATCGCGGGTCGCTATTCGAAGGTTGCGTTAATGACCGACGGGCTCGAACGGCTCGCGCTCCGATTCGATTCTCAGACCCCCCACGTACCGTTCTTTGATCCGCTATTCCGCGCCCTCGAATCGGCGAGCGACGTGGAAAGGCTGAGCGAAAGCCTGCGTGATTTTCTGTGCTCCGACTCGATCCACCACAGGACTGACGATGACAAAACACTCGTCCTTGCAACTCAATGCACCGACGACGCTGCTTGA